A stretch of the Zeugodacus cucurbitae isolate PBARC_wt_2022May chromosome 6, idZeuCucr1.2, whole genome shotgun sequence genome encodes the following:
- the LOC105213345 gene encoding maltase A1, producing MQKATTVLLAALSVLTLFATSAQGKDWWENGNFYQIYPRSFRDSDGDGIGDLNGVAEKLQYLKDVGFTAAWLSPIFKSPMADFGYDISDFYQIHPEYGTMEDFENMIKKAKEVGIKIILDFVPNHSSDENEWFIKSVDGDPAYADYYIWHNGIVNETTGERQPPSNWVSVFRYSAWEWNEVRQQYYLHQFVTKQPDLNYRNPAVVNEMKNVMRFWLGKGIAGFRIDAVPYLFEKDLDRYNNYPDEPLIDDVSTCPDPDDSCHLKHIYTQDQPETLDMVYQWRALADEFKKEHGGDTRILMTEAYTSFDNMILYYGNGVRNGSQIPFNFDFLTNLQNDTKAPAVVEHINKWLNAMPEGVLANWVLGNHDNKRLASRYGIQRADLFNILLQTLPGNAVTYNGEEIAMTDVYISWEDSVDPQACNSDPVRYYDLSRDPARTPYQWDASPNAGFTAGDHTWLPVSDDYKQNNALAQLRAPQSHLQIFKKLIRLRKEPSFVDGDLNIKALDDDIIIYSRQKTGSDLYVIVLNLGSSNKTLNLNSNYSLGTKAEVITTSLHSQYVDGQIIDPTQFNAEPYVGTVLVAA from the exons ATGCAGAAGGCTACCACGGTGTTGTTGGCCGCGCTCTCGGTGCTGACATTATTTGCCACCAGCGCACAAGGCAAGGATTGGTGGGAGAACGGTAATTTCTATCAAATCTATCCGCGTTCGTTTCGCGACAGTGATGGCGACGGTATTGGTGATCTGAATG GTGTCGCTGAGAAATTGCAGTATTTGAAGGATGTTGGTTTCACGGCGGCTTGGCTGTCGCCTATCTTCAAATCACCAATGGCTGATTTCGGTTATGATATCTCCGATTTCTACCAAATTCATCCGGAATATGGTACTATGGAAGATTTCGAGAATATGATCAAGAAAGCCAAAGAGGTGGGCATCAAAATCATTCTTGACTTCGTGCCAAATCACTCCAGCGATGAGAATGAATGGTTCATCAAGTCGGTGGATGGCGATCCAGCATATGCTGACTACTATATTTGGCATAACGGTATTGTAAATGAAACCACCGGCGAACGTCAGCCGCCCAGCAACTGGGTGAGCGTTTTTCGTTACTCGGCTTGGGAATGGAATGAAGTGCGTCAACAATACTACTTGCATCAATTCGTTACAAAACAGCCTGATCTCAACTACCGCAATCCAGCTGttgtgaatgaaatgaaaaatgttatgCGCTTCTGGTTGGGTAAAGGTATTGCCGGTTTCCGCATTGACGCCGTACCTTATCTATTCGAAAAAGATTTGGACCGTTATAATAACTACCCAGACGAACCTCTCATCGATGATGTCAGCACTTGTCCCGATCCAGACGACAGTTGCCACTTGAAGCACATCTACACACAAGATCAACCCGAAACCCTCGATATGGTCTACCAATGGCGTGCGCTGGCCGATGAGTTCAAGAAAGAGCACGGCGGTGACACACGCATATTGATGACGGAAGCCTACACCAGCTTCGACAACATGATTCTTTACTATGGCAATGGTGTACGAAATGGCTCGCAAATTCCTTTCAATTTCGATTTCTTAACCAATCTCCAGAACGACACCAAGGCACCGGCTGTGGTGGAGCATATCAACAAGTGGCTGAATGCAATGCCTGAGGGTGTGCTTGCCAACTGGGTGTTGGGCAACCACGACAACAAGCGTTTGGCCTCACGTTACGGCATACAGCGTGCAGATCTCTTCAACATCCTGCTCCAAACATTGCCCGGCAACGCGGTGACCTACAAT GGCGAAGAAATTGCTATGACTGATGTCTATATTAGTTGGGAGGATTCCGTCGATCCACAGGCCTGCAATTCCGATCCTGTTCGTTACTATGACTTATCTCGCGATCCTGCACGTACACCCTATCAGTGGGATGCATCACCTAATGCCG GTTTCACCGCTGGTGACCACACTTGGCTTCCGGTGTCCGACGATTACAAGCAAAACAACGCTTTGGCTCAATTACGCGCCCCACAGTCACATTTGCAGATCTTCAAGAAGCTGATACGCCTACGCAAGGAACCCTCATTCGTGGATGGCGATCTAAACATTAAGGCGCTCGATGACGACATCATTATCTACTCACG TCAAAAGACTGGCAGCGATCTCTATGTGATCGTGCTGAACTTGGGCAGTTCTAATAAGACTTTGAACCTCAACTCTAACTACTCGTTGGGTACCAAAGCCGAGGTGATTACCACCTCCTTACATTCACAATACGTCGATGG ACAAATTATTGATCCCACACAATTCAATGCAGAGCCCTACGTGGGCACTGTTCTAGTGGCAGCTTAA
- the LOC105213340 gene encoding maltase A1, whose amino-acid sequence MGKLIGIFLIAFALCHLGHSEPDWWENGNFYQVYPRSFKDSNGDGIGDLNGILEKLEYLQDIGMNGVWLSPIFQSPMADFGYDISDYTKVQPEYGTTEDLLALIEKAHSLGLHLILDFVPNHTSDEHEWFQRSIANDVYYRDFYIWHDGVLNATTGERQPPSNWISQFRYSAWEWNEQRQQYYLHQFGVKQPDLNYRNPNVVEEMKNVLRFWLERGIDGFRIDAVPFLFEADIDPATGTYPDEPVIADTSSCSDPDDYCYLNHIYTNSLPEIFDIVYQWREVVDQWKRDYDTDTKVLLTEAYTSFENLMLMYGDGVHNGSHIPFNFEMMAELNNKSTAADYDYYARHWLDNMPEGVYANWVLGNHDNPRLASRFGAQRADLMNIFLQTLPGIAVTYNGEEYGLEDGYVSWEDSVDPQACNADPTTYQKYSRDPERTPFLWDNSKNAGFSTADHTWLPVGQPYESNNVEAQQAAENSHLKIFKKLTALRKSEPAFNDGDYESVFGDNWLSYRRSASTGDAYYIILNIGDSNVTINYNELYNDVGSKLEVVVSSLQSGLENGQQVDADSFEAKPYNGYVLRSINEA is encoded by the exons ATGGGTAAACTCATCGGAATCTTTCTAATAGCTTTCGCGCTGTGCCACCTCGGTCACAGCGAGCCCGACTGGTGGGAGAATGGTAATTTTTATCAGGTTTATCCGCGTTCCTTCAAGGACAGCAATGGTGACGGTATCGGCGATTTGAACG GCATACTCGAAAAATTGGAGTACCTACAGGATATTGGCATGAATGGTGTTTGGCTCTCGCCGATCTTCCAATCACCAATGGCTGATTTCGGTTATGATATTTCGGATTACACAAAAGTACAACCGGAGTATGGTACAACGGAAGATTTGCTGGCTTTAATCGAAAAAGCGCACAGTCTAGGCTTGCATCTCATTTTGGACTTTGTGCCGAATCACACTAGTGACGAGCATGAGTGGTTCCAACGCTCTATCGCCAATGATGTGTACTATCGAGATTTCTATATTTGGCACGATGGTGTGCTCAATGCTACGACGGGTGAACGTCAGCCACCAAGCAATTGGATTTCGCAATTCCGCTACTCCGCTTGGGAGTGGAATGAGCAGCGTCAACAGTATTATCTGCATCAATTTGGCGTTAAACAGCCGGACTTGAACTATCGCAATCCAAATGTTGTAGAAGAGATGAAGAATGTGCTTAGATTTTGGCTGGAGCGTGGCATTGATGGCTTCCGCATCGACGCTGTGCCATTCCTGTTCGAGGCGGATATTGATCCTGCAACTGGCACCTACCCCGATGAGCCTGTTATCGCCGATACCAGCTCTTGCTCCGACCCAGATGATTATTGCTACTTGAATCACATTTACACCAACTCGCTGCCAGAGATTTTCGATATAGTCTATCAGTGGCGTGAGGTCGTCGATCAGTGGAAGCGTGACTATGATACCGACACTAAAGTGCTACTCACTGAGGCCTATACCAGTTTTGAGAATCTAATGCTCATGTATGGCGATGGCGTGCATAACGGCTCACATATACCCTTCAATTTCGAGATGATGGCCGAGCTGAACAACAAGAGTACGGCTGCCGACTATGATTACTATGCACGTCATTGGTTGGATAACATGCCTGAAGGCGTCTATGCCAACTGGGTGCTGGGCAACCACGACAATCCGCGGTTGGCCTCGCGTTTCGGTGCACAACGCGCTGATCTAATGAACATCTTTTTGCAAACTCTGCCGGGCATTGCGGTCACCTACAAC GGAGAGGAATATGGCTTGGAAGACGGTTATGTGTCCTGGGAGGATAGCGTCGATCCGCAGGCTTGCAATGCTGACCCCACCACATACCAGAAATATTCACGCGACCCCGAGCGCACGCCCTTCCTGTGGGACAACTCGAAAAATGCCGGTTTCAGTACTGCAGATCACACCTGGTTACCTGTGGGCCAGCCATACGAGTCAAACAATGTGGAGGCACAGCAGGCAGCTGAGAATAGTCATctaaagattttcaaaaaactaaCGGCACTAAGGAAATCCGAACCGGCTTTCAACGACGGTGATTACGAATCGGTTTTCGGAGACAATTGGCTCAGCTACAGAAG GAGTGCTTCTACTGGCGATGCATATTACATAATTCTAAATATTGGAGATAGTAACGTGACTATAAACTACAATGAATTGTATAACGATGTTGGCAGCAAGCTGGAAGTTGTTGTCAGTTCACTGCAGTCTGGCTTAGAGAATGG CCAACAAGTGGACGCCGATTCGTTTGAGGCGAAACCATATAACGGCTATGTGCTTCGTTCGATCAATGAGGCTTAG
- the LOC105213334 gene encoding maltase A2, whose product MLSRLLPFCASLLLVCGNCLAASSVDWWEAATLYQIYPRSFMDSDGDGVGDLNGITSRLEYLKEIGVTATWLSPIFESPMADFGYDISNFTKIDPSFGTLADFDALIAKAHKLGVKIILDFVPNHSSDECEWFQKSIRREGGYDDFYIWEDGKLDPETGERVPPSNWVSVFSGPMWTWNEQRQQYYLHQFLPKQPDLNFSNPMVREHMQEVLKFWVDRGADGFRIDAVPHIGEKRFANGSYPDEPLSGWSDDPNSYNYHDHIYTKDQPLTLEVVYEWREFLDEYKRQHGRDTIVLIAEAYSSVEVLSDYINNGTHMGTQMPMNFNLMSINGYSTAKNIEDSVKGWMDNIWKKHQSANWVVGNHDNDRLATRMGQHKVDVMTMLVHALPGTSVTYYGEEIGMSNVATECTPISCEDRDPERTPMQWDTSVHAGFSTGPTTWLPVSPSYKRYNVATERGVARSTLQIFKGMTQLKQTPAFKAFKNEGGFSYGAVSEQVFQVVRTALAGEEYRILINMGNKIEYVHDLAKKTMEYVLLSPHSPHSFGEKVDLSKRIYLMPYEAVVLRGSAGRD is encoded by the exons ATGTTGTCGCGGCTGTTACCGTTTTGCGCGTCGCTGTTGCTTGTTTGCGGCAACTGCCTGGCTGCCAGCAGTGTTGATTGGTGGGAGGCCGCCACGCTCTACCAGATTTATCCGCGCTCTTTTATGGACAGCGATGGCGATGGTGTGGGCGACTTGAATGGCATTACCTCGCGACTGGAATATCTCAAAGAAATCGGCGTAACAGCCACTTGGTTGTCACCCATATTCGAGTCACCAATGGCTGATTTTGGTTACGACATTTCGAATTTCACAAAAATCGATCCGAGTTTCGGTACGTTGGCCGATTTCGATGCGTTGATAGCGAAGGCGCATAAGTTGGGTGTGAAGATTATTTTGGACTTTGTGCCCAACCATTCGAGCGATGAGTGTGAGTGGTTTCAGAAGTCGATACGTCgtgaaggtggctacgatgacTTTTATATTTGGGAGGATGGCAAGCTCGATCCGGAGACTGGTGAGCGCGTGCCGCCCAGCAATTGGGTGAGTGTGTTTAGCGGACCGATGTGGACTTGGAACGAGCAACGTCAGCAGTATTATCTGCATCAATTTTTGCCAAAACAACCAGATCTCAACTTCAGCAATCCAATGGTGCGTGAGCATATGCAGGAGGTGTTGAAATTTTGGGTCGATCGTGGTGCGGACGGCTTTCGCATAGACGCGGTGCCACATATTGGTGAAAAACGTTTCGCAAATGGCAGCTATCCCGACGAACCGTTGAGCGGCTGGAGTGATGATCCGAATAGTTACAATTACCACGATCATATCTACACGAAAGATCAACCGCTAACGCTTGAGGTTGTGTACGAATGGCGCGAGTTCTTGGATGAATACAAGCGTCAACATGGGCGCGATACCAT CGTTCTCATTGCCGAAGCCTACTCATCCGTCGAAGTGTTGAGCGACTATATCAATAATGGCACCCACATGGGCACCCAAATGCCCATGAACTTCAATTTGATGTCGATCAATGGTTATTCAACCGCGAAAAACATTGAAGACTCTGTAAAAGGTTGGATGGATAATATATGGAAAAAGCATCAATCAGCCAATTGGGTGGTGGGCAATCATGACAACGACCGACTAGCAACACGCATGGGTCAGCATAAGGTGGATGTAATGACTATGCTGGTGCATGCGCTGCCCGGCACTTCGGTCACATATTAC GGTGAAGAAATTGGCATGTCCAACGTGGCTACTGAATGCACTCCGATCTCCTGTGAAGACCGCGATCCCGAGCGTACGCCAATGCAATGGGACACTTCGGTTCATGCTGGTTTTAGCACGGGTCCTACTACTTGGCTGCCTGTGTCTCCCAGCTACAAACGCTACAATGTGGCCACCGAACGCGGCGTGGCACGAAGCACTCTGCAAATCTTTAAAGGAATGACGCAGCTGAAGCAAACACCCGCTTTCAAGGCTTTCAAAAACGAAGGTGGTTTCTCCTACGGCGCAGTTTCGGAGCAAGTCTTTCAAGTTGTGCG taCCGCTTTGGCGGGCGAGGAATATCGCATACTCATAAATATGGGCAACAAAATCGAATATGTGCACGATTTGGCGAAGAAgacgatggaatatgtgctacTCAGTCCACATTCACCACACAGTTTTGG CGAAAAGGTGGATTTGAGCAAGCGTATATATTTGATGCCATATGAGGCCGTTGTTCTGCGCGGTTCAGCCGGAAGGGATTGA
- the LOC105213344 gene encoding probable cytochrome P450 4ad1, whose translation MYLLLFTIFLFTLIAWKGLKFLNYIDNVMGIMEMIPGPTPYPFVGNLFQFGLKPDEYPKKILQYCRKYDFQGFRSMVFFQYHVMLSDPAEIQNILSSSSLLYKEHLYSFLRPWLGDGLVTAAGARWLKHRQIYAPAFEQQAIDAYLQVVQQAGKRLVEKLAQRATTTAEDAPRVLDVQPLLGKCTLDIAVENATGIPSFELNDGRTELHAAIIDLCDVIKERTFSIVKRFDTLFQLTPHYWKQRTALSTLERVINKIVDQRRESLQTQPQQQQQQQLTIRTMERPFLDVLLNAQLDRRALTNKEIFEELSTFIFTEHNCTASALSFTLYTLSRHAAIQAKVYAEQQHIFGTATAEELANVSSIGCAHLEQMRYLEFVIRETLRLYPSVPLIARTNRKAIDINGTKIAKRTTVIMCLIAMGYNEKCFDEPTAFRPERWAHINTDEAAGLQAFNSVPFSAGPRRCIAEKYAMYELKSLLAMIVRNLEILPAADGLPSGINDHSRLDCVPQSEYDPILNIRVTLKSENGIQLRLKRRANANK comes from the exons ATGTATCTACTACTCTTCACCATATTTCTGTTCACACTAATCGCGTGGAAGGGTCTAAAGTTTCTAAACTATATTGATAATGTCATGGGTATAATGGAAATGATTCCTGGACCGACGCCATATCCTTTCGTGGGCAATCTCTTTCAGTTCGGACTCAAACCGGACG AATATCCAAAGAAAATTTTACAGTATTGCCGGAAATATGACTTCCAGGGTTTCCGTTCGATGGTGTTCTTTCAATATCATGTCATGTTGAGTGATCCGGCGGAAATTCaa AACATACTCTCGAGCTCTTCGCTGCTGTACAAGGAGCATCTCTACTCCTTCCTGCGTCCTTGGCTGGGCGATGGCCTTGTAACCGCAGCGGGTGCGCGCTGGCTGAAGCATCGCCAAATCTACGCGCCGGCATTCGAGCAGCAAGCAATCGACGCTTATTTGCAGGTGGTGCAGCAGGCTGGCAAGCGTTTGGTGGAGAAGCTCGCACAGCGCGCCACCACGACGGCAGAAGACGCACCGCGCGTCTTGGACGTGCAACCTCTTTTGGGCAAATGCACGTTGGATATTGCCGTTG AAAATGCCACAGGCATACCGAGCTTCGAGCTGAATGACGGCAGAACCGAGTTGCATGCCGCAATTATCGA CCTCTGCGATGTGATAAAGGAGCGCACATTCAGCATTGTGAAGCGCTTCGACACGCTTTTCCAATTAACGCCACATTATTGGAAACAACGCACCGCGCTGAGCACTCTTGAGCGCGTAATTAACAAG ATTGTCGATCAACGACGAGAGAGCCTGCAAactcaaccacaacaacaacagcagcagcaactgaCAATCCGAACAATGGAGCGTCCGTTCCTCGATGTGCTCTTGAATGCGCAGCTGGACAGACGTGCGTTGACCAATAAGGAAATATTCGAAGAGCTCTCCACATTTATATTTACC GAACACAACTGTACCGCATCGGCGCTATCCTTCACACTGTACACCCTTTCCCGTCACGCCGCCATTCAAGCGAAAGTCTACGCCGAGCAGCAACACATTTTCGGCACTGCAACCGCCGAGGAGTTGGCGAATGTGTCTAGCATCGGATGCGCACATTTAGAACAGATGCGCTACTTGGAGTTCGTAATACGCGAGACGCTGCGCCTGTACCCGTCGGTGCCATTAATTGCACGCACCAATCGCAAGGCAATCGATATCA ATGgcacgaaaatcgccaagcgcACAACCGTTATTATGTGCCTGATAGCCATGGGCTATAATGAAAAGTGCTTTGACGAGCCGACCGCATTTCGTCCCGAACGCTGGGCGCATATCAATACCGATGAGGCGGCCGGTCTGCAGGCCTTCAATAGCGTGCCATTTAGTGCCGGACCAAGGAGATGTATTG CCGAAAAATATGCTATGTACGAACTGAAGTCGCTGCTCGCGATGATTGTGCGTAACCTGGAGATTTTACCGGCCGCCGATGGCCTACCGTCAGGCATCAACGATCACTCGCGCTTGGATTGCGTGCCGCAGAGTGAATACGATCCCATACTGAACATTCGTGTAACGCTCAAGTCCGAGAACGGCATACAGTTGCGACTGAAACGAAGAGCGAACGCCAACAAATGA
- the LOC105213335 gene encoding maltase A3, which produces MWTFLRFLAVLAVIIAVTDAADSKAWWKTASFYQIYPRSFKDSDGDGIGDIKGIMQQLPYLKEIGIDATWLSPVFTSPMADFGYDVANFTEIDPMFGTLEDFEALLAKAKEIGVKIILDFVPNHTSDECEWFIKSVQNDPEYRDFYIWHPGKNNSRVPPTNWISVFRGSMWTWNEERQAYYLHQFHAKQPDLNYNNPKVREAMKDVLRYWVRKGVAGFRIDAVPHIYEVAADAEGNWPDEPRNPNVNDPEDYEYLKHIYTTNQPGTLDVVYELRQVLKELDEELGGDEHVLLSEAYSPLDTLMLYYGNGTAEGAQIPFNFELISNVNKNSNAYDYSKLIHNWLDKMPAGRVANWVLGNHDQSRIGTRLGKDRMDLINVLLKTLPGISVTYQGEEIGMTDVWISWEETVDPQGCQSNPDEYERLTRDPVRTPFQWNDGHKAGFTDGDKTWLPVADDFKLVNVKRERGIANSHLNIYKQLQLLRATRTMREGEAEVKPISQNVLGIKRFLTGQRTYVVLLNLQDDVETINLNAAFSDLTPELEYVLVTGKSIRRKGDKVHADTVVLMPKEAIVLITV; this is translated from the exons ATGTGGACTTTTCTAAGATTTTTAGCTGTCCTGGCGGTAATAATCGCCGTGACAGACGCAGCAGATAGTAAGGCCTGGTGGAAGACCGCCTCGTTCTACCAAATATATCCGCGTTCATTCAAGGACAGCGATGGTGATGGCATTGGTGATATAAAGG gtATTATGCAACAACTGCCCTATCTAAAGGAGATCGGTATCGATGCCACCTGGCTTTCGCCAGTATTCACTTCGCCGATGGCAGATTTCGGTTACGATGTCGCCAACTTCACGGAAATCGATCCGATGTTCGGCACACTGGAGGATTTCGAAGCGCTCTTGGCAAAAGCGAAAGAGATTGGAGTGAAAATCATATTGGACTTTGTGCCAAATCACACGAGTGATGAATGTGAGTGGTTTATTAAGTCAGTGCAGAACGATCCGGAGTATCGGGACTTCTATATTTGGCATCCGGGTAAAAATAATTCGCGTGTGCCACCAACGAACTGGATTAGTGTTTTCCGCGGCTCCATGTGGACGTGGAATGAAGAGCGGCAGGCATATTATCTGCATCAATTTCACGCCAAACAACCCGATCTTAATTACAACAATCCAAAAGTGCGCGAAGCCATGAAG GACGTGCTGCGTTATTGGGTGCGCAAAGGTGTTGCCGGTTTTCGTATTGACGCCGTGCCACATATCTACGAAGTGGCCGCCGACGCTGAGGGCAATTGGCCTGATGAACCACGTAACCCCAATGTGAACGATCCTGAAGACTACGAGTACCTAAAACACATCTACACCACCAACCAGCCTGGCACGCTCGATGTTGTCTACGAACTGCGTCAGGTGCTGAAAGAACTGGACGAGGAACTAGGTGGTGATGAACACGTACTCCTCTCGGAGGCTTATTCGCCGCTCGACACACTCATGCTGTATTATGGTAATGGCACCGCAGAGGGTGCACAAATACCCTTCAATTTTGAGCTTATCAGCAATGTGAACAAAAATTCGAATGCCTACGATTACTCGAAGTTAATACACAACTGGTTGGACAAGATGCCTGCTGGACGCGTAGCAAATTGGGTG CTTGGCAACCATGATCAGTCACGCATTGGCACACGTTTAGGCAAAGATCGCATGGACTTGATTAATGTGTTACTGAAGACCCTACCTGGCATTAGTGTCACCTATCAGGGTGAGGAGATTGGTATGACGGACGTCTGGATTTCCTGGGAGGAAACTGTTGATCCACAAGGTTGCCAATCGAACCCCGATGAGTACGAACGTCTCACTCGCGACCCCGTGCGCACACCTTTCCAGTGGAATGACGGACACAAGGCCGGTTTCACCGACGGCGATAAGACCTGGTTGCCCGTGGCAGATGATTTCAAGCTGGTGAATGTTAAACGTGAACGCGGCATTGCAAACAGTCACCTGAATATCTACAAACAATTGCAACTTTTGCGTGCAACGAGGACAATGCGCGAAGGCGAAGCCGAAGTAAAACCGATCAGTCAAAATGTTCTAGGCATTAAACG CTTTTTAACTGGCCAGCGCACCTACGTGGTTCTCCTAAATCTGCAGGACGATGTAGAGACGATCAACTTGAATGCCGCTTTCAGTGATCTCACGCCGGAATTGGAGTACGTGTTGGTGACTGGCAAGAGCATCAGACGCAAGGG GGATAAGGTCCATGCAGACACCGTTGTATTGATGCCTAAGGAAGCAATTGTACTCATCACAGTCTGA